In Leptolyngbya sp. NIES-2104, the genomic window GTTATTAGCATTCGGGCGGTTGTTATCTCAGGTTGGCACTGGATTCACCTTGTTCTATGCACCGATTTTCTTTGTGAATCAGGTGGGATTGTCGGCAACTGCGGTCGGAGTCGGCATCGGAAGTGCATCGATTTCGGGCGTGATCGGTCGGGCACTGGGCGGATCGTTCTCAGATTCTAAGTTTTGGGGACGCAGAAGAACGCTGTTACTCTCGGCAATGATTAGCGCGATCGCATCTTTTGCGTTAGCGATCGCGTACAATTTCCCAACCTTTGTGATTGGCAATCTCTTGATGGGATTGGGGACAGGAATCTATTGGCCCGCCACTGAAGCAGTTGTCGCTGACCTCACCACACCAGAACAGCGCAATGAAGCCTATTCGATTACGCGGTTATCCGATGCTTTGGGGCTAGGAATCGGAGTCGTTCTCGGTGGATTGCTAATCAGCACGACTGGATTGTATCGCGCTCTATTTGTCGTCGATGGTATTTCGTTTCTGGTGTTCTTGGGAGTGATTTACTTTCTCATCAAAGAAACGAATCGATCAATGAGTTCTCAATCTCAATGGAGCGGCTGGAAAATTGCGCTGAACGATCGACGATTGATGATTTTCGCGATCGTCAATACGATGTTCACGACGTACATTGTGCAAATCGATAGTACTTTGCCGCTGTATCTCACGAACTTTGTCCGCGTGACGGGTGAGAAAGGCTTTGAACCGGGAACGATTAGCCTCTTTTACACGGGCTATCTGACGCTTTCGGTGTTGACGCAATTACCGATCGCGAAATTAATAAATCGCATGAGACGCACTCAGGTCTTAATGATTTCAGCCGGGTTTTGGGCGGTAGCATTTGGATGCGTTTGGCTGACTGGAACGGTGCATCATGGATGGGCGATCGCGACTTTTGCAATGTTGGCGTTGGGAATCGTGACGTATATGCCCTCCGCCGCATCGTTCGTGGTCGATATTGCGCCCGAATCGGTTCGCGGCGTTTATCTCGCGGTGAATTCTCAGTGTTGGGCGTTGGGATACTTTATCGGACCGCCGATCGGGGGTTGGGCATTGGATCAGTCGCGATCGATTGCCAGCGGATACTGGTTGATTTTGATTGGCACAACTGCGATCGCGGTTCTGATTTTACGAGTCTTAGATAAAATGGTCAGTCACAGCCCTTCCGCGTGATCGTGTTATGTTCAAAAGCCGTTTAATGCTGAGTCTCGTTGCGTTCAGTGTGAGTTTTGCGATTAGTTTACTGATCACGCGAGATTTTGGGCGATCGCTCATTAGTGGTGCCGTAACTTTATTTGCGAGTTTAGTCGGAGCAGCGTTCTCAGAAAATCAGCATCGACAGGCGTTGTATCGTCGATCGGAAGAACTCACCGGACATATTCGATCGCTCAAACAAAAACGGGCTGAGGCGTACGAATCGTTAGTTTTGATCACGCAAGAACGCGATCGCATTTCCAACAGCCTCAATTCTCTCCAAACTCAACTCCGAAATCTCCAAGTCCAAAGCGCGAATCTCTGGCAGCAAAAAGAAGAATTAAGCTGGAATATCACCTCACCGCAGGCATCTCCAGCCAATCAAATTTACGCGCTGCAAACGAAGTTACAAGAACTCGAACAAAAAGAAGCCGAATTAAATAAATCACTCTCAGCAACGCTAACCGCAAAACAACGAGCAGAACTGGGATTAAAAACCACACAAGCCCAATTGAATCAATTTCAGGCACAACTCGCAGAACAGCAGAGCCAAAAAGCTGAACTCACAAAAGAAGTGAATGCGTTATTATCACAGCGACAACAATTAGAAGTGCAATTAACAACGCTCCAGCCAAAAGTTAAAGAACTAGAAAAATATCGCAGTGAATTAAGTCAATTCCTCGAATCCGCAGAACCGAAACGCCAACAAGTCGAAAGCAGTTCCAAATCTCTCCAAGGCGCGATCGAGAATCTCCAAACCCAAATTTCTTCACTCCAAGGCGAACTCGGTCAACTCGAACAGCAAATCCTAGAGCGTCGCCACCAAAAAGAATCACTCGATCAAGAACTGTCCACCCTTCGCCGTGAACTCGAACCCGATGCGGAAGCTGAAGCGTACTCAGAATGGAAAATCTTTTTCAACCAATTGCAGCAACCGGAATTTGAAGCCTTAAACGCGATCGCCCATCAATCGAATCCCAATCCTACCCTGAAGCAAATTGCCGAAGCGAACTTAACCATGCCGGAATTATTGATCGACTCGATTAATGAACGAGCGATCGAAACCATTGGTGATTTCGTGATTGATCCGACTCCGAACACTGCGCCCTCGATCGCTCCGGAGTATTTAGACACCGTGAAACAATTATTACAGCGATCGTAAATTGGTTGCAAAGTATCGCGAAATGTCTGATGTGTATCTGGTATCTTAACCAAACTCAGGCTAAATTATCGGGGTAACAATCCTCAGTTAAGGAGTGAGCTATGTGCGGAATTGTTGGCTATATCGGCACCCAAGAAGCTAGTGGAATTCTCCTCGAAGGGCTACGGAAGTTGGAATATCGGGGATACGATTCTGCCGGAATTGCCACGATTCTCAATGGTGAAATTCACTGTGTCCGCGCAAAAGGCAAACTCTACAATCTCGAAGAAAAACTCGCAGGCGAAACAAATCCCGCCCGTACCGGAATCGCACACACTCGCTGGGCAACTCACGGCAAACCCGAAGAATACAATGCTCATCCGCACATGGATATGAAGCAGCGAATCGCTGTAATTCAAAATGGTATCATCGAGAACTATCGCGAACTGCGTGAGGAATTAAAAAGTCGCGGCTGTGAATTTCGATCGGATACTGACACCGAAGTGATTCCCCATTTGATCGCAGAAGAATTGAGCAAAGCGGAACTCGCGGCTGAATTTCCCTTACTCGAAGCGGTGCGATCGGTCGTGAAACGATTAGAAGGCGCATTCGCGATCGCAGTCATTTGTGCCGATTATGCCGATGAATTAATCGTCGCTCGTCAACAGGCTCCCGTCGTTCTCGGCTTTGGACAAGGTGAATTTTACTGTGCCTCAGACACACCCGCACTGATTCCCTACACTCGTGCGGTGTTGAATCTGGACAACGGCGAACTCGCGAGAATGACCCCGATCGGCGTTGAAATCTACAGCTTTGAAGGACAACGATTAAAAAAGAAGCCCCGCACCTTAGATGTGAATCCGGTGATGGTCGAGAAGCAGGGCTTCAAACACTACATGCTGAAGGAAATTTACGAACAGCCTGGAGTGGTTCGAGCTTGTCTAGAAGCGTATTTCGACACTGAATGGGACGCTTCAAACGAGCAATCTCCAGTCAAGCTCGGATTGCCTAACAGCATTTTGAATGACCTCCAACAGATTCAAATCATTGCTTGTGGAACCAGTTGGCACGCAGGATTAGTCGGCAAATACTTGCTTGAACAATTAGCGGGTATTCCGACCTCAGTGCATTACGCTTCTGAGTATCGCTATTCTGCATCGCCGCTGACTCCAAACACATTGACGATCGGCGTAACTCAATCCGGTGAAACGGCTGATACGCTGGCAGCTTTGGCGATGGAAAAAGATCGTCGATCGACGCTCAGCATAGGTCTAGAAGCTCGATTACTTGGCATTACGAACCGTCTCGAAAGTTCGCTGGGTCATCTCGTTCCGAACATCATCGAAACTCATGCAGGGATTGAAATCGGTGTTGCTGCGACTAAAACCTTTGTGGCTCAAGTGATGGCGTTTTACGCGTTAGCGATCGATCTGACCTTCCGCCGCCAATCGAAAGATCCAAGCGCGATCGAACAATTGCTCGACGGATTGCGCCAGCTTCCCGCACAGATCGAAATCATCCTCGAAAGCCAAGAACGCTACATCGAAGAACTCGCTCACGACTTTGCCGAAACGCAGGATTTCATCTTCTTGGGTCGGGGAATTAATTTCCCGATCGCACTCGAAGGTGCACTGAAACTCAAAGAAATCAGCTACATTCACGCAGAAGGCTATCCCGCAGGCGAAATGAAACACGGACCGATCGCGCTTTTAGATGCCAAAGTTCCGGTGGTGACGATCGCGATGCCCGGATTAGTGTTTGAGAAAGTGCTATCGAATGCTCAAGAAGCACGAGCGCGGGATGCCCGACTGATCGGAGTGACTCCAATGGACGAACAAGAAGCAGCCGATACGTTTGATACGTTGATTCCGGTTCCTCATGTGGATGAAATTCTGTCGCCAATCTTGACGGTGATTCCGCTGCAATTGTTGGCGTATCACATTGCGGCACGACGCGGGCTAGATGTGGATCAGCCCCGAAATTTGGCGAAGAGTGTGACTGTGGAATAACTGCTAGATTTTGTTTGAAGCTGAGATCCTGAACGTTAGGTTTGCTCGACGTTTAGGATCTCAGCTTCGTTGAAAGTATTTAAGAACAGTTAGATTGACGAATTAACGTCAGTTCGATGGATTCTTTCGCTCCGTTGTTTACTTGCTCCGGAATAGAATTCGGGGCTGACAGTGCGAAGTCCCTTCAGGACTGCAAGCCTTAACTTCATGCGTCTTTAGCCCCCTTTAGTGGGCTTCGCACGATTAGCCCCGAATTTCATTCCGGGGCGAGACAGAATCGAAGCGGAAAGACTTGTTGAACTGAGGTTGATTAGAAGCGCGATCGCGAACCCCAAACTTTGAACCGCTGATCTCGAAACTCTACCTTTCAAGCCTCAATCGAGAGCAGCAGCTCATACCCGCTTAATTCACTGCGTGTTCCAACACCCAATCGCGAATCAATTGATTGACCCGATCGGGAATTTCGTCATGCGGACAATGCCCCGCGTTGAGATAATATTCCGTCAATTGTGGGTGATAGCTACGGAACTTTGCACCCCGCTCCCGCGCATTAATCCACGGATCACCTTCACCCCAAAGCATTAACAAGGGTCGGGTCAACTGTCCCAACAACACATCGACCTTTTCCCCTTGAGGAGTCCGAAACACCGAAGCAAACACCTTATCTGCTCCCGGATCAAATGCCGGACGCTGAATTTCTTCGATTAAGCGATCGCTAATTGCACTTTGATCGAGATACACCTTTTGCAGCGTGTTCCGAATCACCGATTTTTGCCGCACATACTGAAACAACAGCCAACTCGCCCAATCCTGATGAAACAAAGCCATCACCAAATTTCCCATCACTTGACGAATCGGATCAGGTTTCGTGGTGCCTTGAATATCGGTAAACGGACCTGCACTATTAATCAAAATCAAACCCGCTGCCGATTCGGGACGCTGAGAAGCCACACATAGCGCGACATAGCCACCCAGCGAATTCCCCGCAATCACCGCAGGCGCACCGATCACTTCAGCAATAAAATCATGAATCTGATCGCGCCAAAGATCCCCGCTGTATTTCCAATCCGGTTTTGCCGATCGACCAAATCCAAGTAAGTCGATCGCCCAAACTTCAAACTCCGAACTCAGACCAATCACATTCTTGCGCCAGTGATCGGTCGAAGCTCCAAACCCATGAATCAACAACAACGGCGGGCGCTGCTGCTGACTTCGCTCACCCATTCGCACATAGTAAACCGACTCGTTGCGCCAGTTCCAATACTGTCCGGGAACTGTCTCGATCGAAGAAGCGACCTGCATGACACAATCCGCAATACATCACATTTTCCATTGTAAATGCTAAAAGCGATCGACGTTTTCAAACGTCTTTTGTCCAGATGCTTTTGCTGCTTCTCCACAAGTCCGAGGAGTCGGAAACAGCTTCGTTGGATTGGCGATTCCCTTCGGATCAAAGGCTTCTCTTACCCATTGCATCGTGTCTAAATCCGCAGGCGTAAACATTTCCGGCATGTAACACCGCTTATCGGCTCCGATGCCATGTTCTCCAGAAATACTACCGCCGACTTTCACACACAGCTTAAGAATTTCGCCACCGAGTTCTTCAACCTGCTCTAATGCACCCGGAACCGCATTATCGTACAGAATTAGCGGATGTAAATTTCCGTCTCCCGCATGAAATACATTCGCCACTTTGTAGCCGTGTTTTTCTCCGAGGGCTTCAATCTCACTCAACACATATTCGAGTTTGGTGCGCGGAATCACCCCATCCTGCACATAGTAATCAGGACTCATCTTACCCATCGCCGCAAATGCCGCCTTCCGACCTTTCCAAATCGTCAAGCGTTCATCGGCTTCGGTCGCAACTGTGACATTTCGCGCCCCATTCTTGCGACAAATTTCTGCGACTCGCTGACTATTGACTTCGGCTTCAACTTCTAAACCATCGACTTCAACCAGCAAAATTGCCGTTGCATCTCGCGGATAGCACCCGGTTGCGACGACATCTTCGACCGCATTAATGCTCATGTTATCCATCATTTCCATGCCGCCCGGAATGATGCCCGCACTGATGATGTCGGAAACGGTCGCACCTGCGGCTTCTACACTGGTGAAGTCGGCTAAGAGAACGCGAATCGATTCAGGAGTTTTGAGAATTTTCAGCGTGATTTCCGTCGCGATTCCTAGTGTTCCTTCAGAGCCAACAAACACTCCAGTCAAATCATATCCTGGCATTTCAGGCAGATCGCCGCCCAATTCCACGATCGAGCCATCCGGGGTGACAATTTTCACGCCCAAAACGTGATTTGTTGTCACGCCATATTTCAGACAATGCACCCCGCCCGAATTTTCAGCAACATTGCCACCGATCGAACAAATAATCTGACTCGACGGATCAGGCGCGTAGTAAAATCCTGCCCCGCTGACCGTTTGAGTGACCCAGCTATTGATCACCCCAGGCTGAACCACCACCCGCTGATTTTCCAAATCGACCTTGAGAATCTTCCGCATCAGCGACGTGACGATCAAAACGCAATTCTGAATCGGTAACGCGCCGCCCGATAATCCGGTGCCTGAACCACGAGCGACAAAAGGAACGAGATGGCGATCGCAAATTTTCACGACTGCCGCCACTTGTTCGGTCGTTCGGGGCAACACCACGAGTTCGGGGCGTTCTCGATAGCTCGTCAACCCATCACATTCGTACACCAACAATTCTTCGCGCTTCCGCACAACGCCGGATTTTCCCACGACTGCCTCAAACTCTCGTGCGATCGCTTGCCAATTCGGTTGAGTTACTATCGCCGTCATCATGGTTTTCCGTACAACACTATGTTTAACGTACCAAAGATCAGCTTATACCAAATCTATCTGTGAATGCCACAGATGGACTCGGTATTAGTCACTTTGTCTGTATAGCTGCGGTTTCTAACCGCCAAGCGCATCACCTTAACCATCAATTGCACCTAAAGCCTTTAATGTTGTTTTTTGTGCATTCGTAATTCCGCTCACGTTTGTAATATTCATGCCGTCATAAGGCTGCGGTTTCTGTAGTACTTTCAAGCATTCTCCAGTTTCCACACTCCATAATCGAACCGTTTGATCTTCGCTACCACTTGCAATCACCAAACCCTCTCGATCGAACTTCACCGACCAAATTCGATCTAAATGTCCTCGTAAAATTTGACAGTCTCCAGTTCTGAGATTCCAAAGTTTCACGGTTTGATCAATTCCGCCACTTGCAATGTGATCACTCGTTGGCGAAAATGCGACTGACATAATACGATCGTTATTCTGAAACACGCTTTCACACTGTCCCGATTTCAAATCCCAAATTCTAACTGTACCGTCTTCACTACCGCTCACTAACTGTTTTCCATCTGTGCTAAATGCGATCGACATGACGCGATTGGTATGTCCTTGTAGCGTTTGCAAACATTGACCTGTGTGCGGATTCCAGAGATGAATCAAATGATTCTCTTCACCGCTGGCGAGAAATTCACCATCAGGACTATACGCGATCGACCAAATCCGGCTCTGCGCCGCTAAGATATGCAAACATTCGCCAGTGTTCGGATTCCAAAGTCGAATCGTTTGATCAAAGCTTCCACTTGCGAGAGTCGTTCCATTCGGACTAAATACGACTGACCAAACCCAATTTGTATGTCCGCGTAGCACTTTTAGGCATTGATTTGTCGATCGTTCCCACACCCGGATCGTATGATCAAAGCTTCCACTTGCCAGCAATTGATCATCAGGACTAAATGCCACTGTCCAAACCCAGTTCTCATGCCCATAAAAGCTACTAACACAGGTTCCAGTCGCACTATCCCAAAGATTCACAGTTTGATCAGTGCTAGTACTTGCTAAGAACTGATTATCGCAGCTAAATTCAACTGATAGAACGAAGTTGGTATAGCCTTGGAGTGTTTTACAACATTCTCCAGTTTGAGTGTGCCAGAGTCGAACCGATTGATCAGCGCTACCACTAGCAATCATGTTTCCGGTGGGGCTAAAAATTGTCGATCGAATCACACCTCGATGCTGTTGTAATGTCTTCAAACACTTACC contains:
- a CDS encoding MFS transporter, with protein sequence MGFLPRLQHQVWLLAFGRLLSQVGTGFTLFYAPIFFVNQVGLSATAVGVGIGSASISGVIGRALGGSFSDSKFWGRRRTLLLSAMISAIASFALAIAYNFPTFVIGNLLMGLGTGIYWPATEAVVADLTTPEQRNEAYSITRLSDALGLGIGVVLGGLLISTTGLYRALFVVDGISFLVFLGVIYFLIKETNRSMSSQSQWSGWKIALNDRRLMIFAIVNTMFTTYIVQIDSTLPLYLTNFVRVTGEKGFEPGTISLFYTGYLTLSVLTQLPIAKLINRMRRTQVLMISAGFWAVAFGCVWLTGTVHHGWAIATFAMLALGIVTYMPSAASFVVDIAPESVRGVYLAVNSQCWALGYFIGPPIGGWALDQSRSIASGYWLILIGTTAIAVLILRVLDKMVSHSPSA
- the glmS gene encoding glutamine--fructose-6-phosphate transaminase (isomerizing), producing MCGIVGYIGTQEASGILLEGLRKLEYRGYDSAGIATILNGEIHCVRAKGKLYNLEEKLAGETNPARTGIAHTRWATHGKPEEYNAHPHMDMKQRIAVIQNGIIENYRELREELKSRGCEFRSDTDTEVIPHLIAEELSKAELAAEFPLLEAVRSVVKRLEGAFAIAVICADYADELIVARQQAPVVLGFGQGEFYCASDTPALIPYTRAVLNLDNGELARMTPIGVEIYSFEGQRLKKKPRTLDVNPVMVEKQGFKHYMLKEIYEQPGVVRACLEAYFDTEWDASNEQSPVKLGLPNSILNDLQQIQIIACGTSWHAGLVGKYLLEQLAGIPTSVHYASEYRYSASPLTPNTLTIGVTQSGETADTLAALAMEKDRRSTLSIGLEARLLGITNRLESSLGHLVPNIIETHAGIEIGVAATKTFVAQVMAFYALAIDLTFRRQSKDPSAIEQLLDGLRQLPAQIEIILESQERYIEELAHDFAETQDFIFLGRGINFPIALEGALKLKEISYIHAEGYPAGEMKHGPIALLDAKVPVVTIAMPGLVFEKVLSNAQEARARDARLIGVTPMDEQEAADTFDTLIPVPHVDEILSPILTVIPLQLLAYHIAARRGLDVDQPRNLAKSVTVE
- a CDS encoding alpha/beta fold hydrolase, which gives rise to MQVASSIETVPGQYWNWRNESVYYVRMGERSQQQRPPLLLIHGFGASTDHWRKNVIGLSSEFEVWAIDLLGFGRSAKPDWKYSGDLWRDQIHDFIAEVIGAPAVIAGNSLGGYVALCVASQRPESAAGLILINSAGPFTDIQGTTKPDPIRQVMGNLVMALFHQDWASWLLFQYVRQKSVIRNTLQKVYLDQSAISDRLIEEIQRPAFDPGADKVFASVFRTPQGEKVDVLLGQLTRPLLMLWGEGDPWINARERGAKFRSYHPQLTEYYLNAGHCPHDEIPDRVNQLIRDWVLEHAVN
- the glcD gene encoding glycolate oxidase subunit GlcD; amino-acid sequence: MMTAIVTQPNWQAIAREFEAVVGKSGVVRKREELLVYECDGLTSYRERPELVVLPRTTEQVAAVVKICDRHLVPFVARGSGTGLSGGALPIQNCVLIVTSLMRKILKVDLENQRVVVQPGVINSWVTQTVSGAGFYYAPDPSSQIICSIGGNVAENSGGVHCLKYGVTTNHVLGVKIVTPDGSIVELGGDLPEMPGYDLTGVFVGSEGTLGIATEITLKILKTPESIRVLLADFTSVEAAGATVSDIISAGIIPGGMEMMDNMSINAVEDVVATGCYPRDATAILLVEVDGLEVEAEVNSQRVAEICRKNGARNVTVATEADERLTIWKGRKAAFAAMGKMSPDYYVQDGVIPRTKLEYVLSEIEALGEKHGYKVANVFHAGDGNLHPLILYDNAVPGALEQVEELGGEILKLCVKVGGSISGEHGIGADKRCYMPEMFTPADLDTMQWVREAFDPKGIANPTKLFPTPRTCGEAAKASGQKTFENVDRF